The Watersipora subatra chromosome 1, tzWatSuba1.1, whole genome shotgun sequence genome has a window encoding:
- the LOC137394666 gene encoding GPN-loop GTPase 3-like, translating to MPKYAQLIMGPAGSGKSTYCSTIQRHCKACKRTAKVFNLDPAAEQFDYDLYGDIRELVCVEDVMEDDDLRFGPNGGLVFCMEYFAKNFDWLDEQLDDIDDDYFIFDCPGQIELYTHIPVMRLLVDHLQARDFRICGVFIIDSQFMVDSSKYVSGLLAALSAMVNLEIAHVNVMTKLDLLSRSAKKRLEEYLDPDLQTLLADGQSRGSAKFARLNDAIASLIDDYGLVKFAPLDQSSEESIGDVLLQIDLAIQYGEDLEPTDPDGGMADEVDDGFSDS from the exons ATGCCAAAGTATGCTCAACTTATAATGGGCCCTGCAGGAAGTGGAAAG TCAACATACTGTAGCACTATTCAGCGACACTGTAAAGCTTGTAAAAGAACTGCCAAAGTGTTCAATTTGGATCCTGCTGCTGAACAGTTTGATTATGATTTATATGGTG acataagagaaCTGGTGTGTGTGGAAGATGTGATGGAGGATGATGATCTGCGATTTGGGCCCAATGGAGGACTTGTATTCTGCATGGA ATATTTTGCCAAAAACTTTGATTGGCTGGATGAACAGTTGGATGACATAGACGATGATTACTTTATATTTGATTGTCCAG GCCAGATAGAGCTCTACACACACATACCAGTCATGAGGTTGCTGGTGGACCACCTGCAAGCAAGAGACTTTCGAATATGTGGGGTGTTCATTATAGACTCGCAGTTTATGGTTGATTCGTCCAAGTATGTGTCAGGCCTTCTCGCTGCGCTCTCCGCAATGGTCAACCTTGAGATTGCTCATGTCAATGTGATGACCAAACTTGATCTGCTCAGCAGGTCTGCCAAAAAACGACTTGAAGA GTATCTGGATCCAGATCTGCAGACTCTTCTTGCTGATGGACAGTCAAGAGGCAGCGCTAAGTTTGCCCGTTTAAACGATGCTATTGCATCACTG ATTGATGACTATGGGCTGGTGAAGTTCGCCCCGCTAGACCAGTCTAGTGAAGAGTCTATCggtgatgttctcttacagatTGATCTCGCTATACAATATGGAGAAGACCTCGAGCCAACTGACCCT GATGGAGGGATGGCTGATGAAGTTGACGATGGCTTCTCAGATAGCTGA